One genomic segment of Anticarsia gemmatalis isolate Benzon Research Colony breed Stoneville strain chromosome Z, ilAntGemm2 primary, whole genome shotgun sequence includes these proteins:
- the LOC142986597 gene encoding uncharacterized protein LOC142986597 — protein sequence MAEALEDKIKKMLSQKAVLEQELESLSNKKSENCKVSVRLPPFWPDKPAVWFAQVEAQFEIAGIVADRTKYNYVVGQIDHKLAEAQKVRKLLSDEELGDRKPTQFLRHLRSLARDSLSDQGILRQLWLQRLPQSIQAILASQPELTLDKLAELADKIVELSAPAPICAVTHTAGFLAVEKIPTMS from the exons ATGGCTGAAGCTTTggaagacaaaattaaaaaaatgctgtcGCAGAAAGCTGTTTTAGAGCAAGAATTAGAGTCACTCTCTAACAAAAAGTCTGAGAATTGTAAAGTGTCAGTTAGGTTACCTCCGTTCTGGCCAGACAAACCTGCAGTCTGGTTTGCACAGGTTGAGGCTCAATTTGAAATTGCTGGAATTGTTGCAGATAGGACTAAATATAACTATGTTGTAGGACAAATTGACCATAAGCTGGCTG AAGCACAAAAAGTCCGTAAACTTTTAAGTGATGAAGAGTTGGGAGATAGAAAACCCACACAATTCCTACGTCACTTAAGATCATTAGCTAGAGATTCCCTATCAGACCAAGGCATTCTGCGGCAGTTGTGGTTGCAGCGTCTCCCTCAGAGTATTCAGGCAATACTTGCATCACAGCCAGAGCTTACATTAGACAAATTAGCAGAGCTAGCTGACAAAATTGTAGAACTCTCAGCTCCA GCTCCGATTTGTGCTGTTACCCATACAGCTGGCTTCCTCGCCGTCGAGAAGATACCGACTATGAGCTGA